The window ACAAGTTCGGCAGGTGGGTTGCCGGGGCGACGCCGGGCGACGGCATCATGGGCGCGACGGGCTGGGGCGGGGCCGGGATGCCGGGCACGGCAGCGACCGCCGAGCCGCGCAGGATGGCTTCCAGCTTCTGCGCATACCCCGCGATGCGCTCCGCCTGGTCCAGCCCGTTGATGATCTTGCGGGCCTGGACGTAGTCGCAGGCGCCGTCGTGGATGTAGTCCCCCAGCTTTTTGCCCGTGAACGAGCCCTTCCGCATCCCCAGCGACATGATTTCGTACGCCACCTCGGCGTCCAGCGCCAGCTGCGGCTCGTACAGCAGCCGGTTCTTCAGCGCGGCGCCCATCCCGCGGTAGTTGTAGTCCCAGGTCAGCTGCACGTAGCCGCGGCCGTAGTACACGTTGCTGTACTCCTTGCCGGCCGCGTCGGTACCGGTGACGGGCTGGCCGTACTTGCGGCCCTTGCCCTTGCCGTATTCCTCGATGGGCCGCCAGGTGCCGGCGCACTCGTGCTTTACGGTGGCGAACATGTACGCCAGCCAGCGGATGTCGGTGATGTCGCCGTCTCGCTCGGCGGCGGCGAGCAGCGCATTCAGGCCGTCCTTCTGGCTCTGCTTCAGCGCGCCGAACGCGTTGGTGTACGCGTCGAAGAACTTCGTGCGGTCGAATCTCATGGGAGCACTCCAGG is drawn from Longimicrobium sp. and contains these coding sequences:
- a CDS encoding glycoside hydrolase family 19 protein, whose amino-acid sequence is MRFDRTKFFDAYTNAFGALKQSQKDGLNALLAAAERDGDITDIRWLAYMFATVKHECAGTWRPIEEYGKGKGRKYGQPVTGTDAAGKEYSNVYYGRGYVQLTWDYNYRGMGAALKNRLLYEPQLALDAEVAYEIMSLGMRKGSFTGKKLGDYIHDGACDYVQARKIINGLDQAERIAGYAQKLEAILRGSAVAAVPGIPAPPQPVAPMMPSPGVAPATHLPNL